The Verrucomicrobiota bacterium DNA segment GCCGACTGCGGCAACGGGTTCGAGGCGGTGAAGGCGGTCGCCGAGTGCAAGCCGGATCTGGTGCTGCTCGACGTGCAGATGCCGAAGCTGGACGGCTTCGAAGTGCTGGAGCTGCTCGGGCGCGATCAGGCGGTGGTGTTCATCACCGCCTACGACCAGTTCGCGCTGCGCGCCTTCGAGGTGCACGCCGTCGATTACCTGCTCAAGCCGTTCAGCGCCGAGCGCTTCCAGGACGCGATCGGCCGGGCCCGCGATCGCCTGCGGGCGCGGACGGCGCTCCCGGTCGAGGCGGTGGTGCGCGACGCGCGGCCGCGGACCGGCTTTGCCGAACGGGTGCTGATCCGCGACGGCGCCGACGTCCACGTGCTGCCGGCCGATGCCATCGACTACGTCGAGGCGCAGGACGATTACGTCGCGTTCAAGTCGGCGGGGAAGCAGTATCTCAAGGACCAGACGCTGGCCGCGGTCGAAGCGACGCTCGATCCGGCGCGCTTCGTGCGGATCCACCGCTCGTTCGTGCTGAACATCGATCGCATCGCCAAGGTCGAGCTCTATGCGAAAGACAGCCGCATGGCGATCCTCCGCGACGGCACGCGCCTGCCCGTGAGCCGGGCCGGCTACGCGCGCCTGTCCCAGCTGCTGTAACTTCCAGCTTCCCGTTACCCGTTACCCGTTACCCGTTACCCGTTACCCATTATGACCCCTCTCCACAAAAGCGAGAGCGCCTTGATCATTGTCGGCCACGGGTCGACGCAAAACCCGGACTCGAGTGCGCCGAGCTATGCGCATCAGGAAACGCTGCGACGCCGGCGGATTTTTCGCGAGGTGTACTGCGCCTTCTGGAAAGAGGAACCGAGCCTGCGGGAAGTGCTGCAGATGGTTGAGGCCGAAGACATTTACGTCGTGCCTAACTTCATCAGCGAAGGTTATTTTACCGAAAAGGTGATTCCGCGGGAGCTTGAGCTTGCCGGCCGGATCACGCGGCATGGCGGCCGTACGATCAAGTATTGCGAACCCGTGGGTAATGATCCGCGGATGCTTGAGCTGCTGCTTCGCCGGGCCCGGGAGGTCGCGCCCGGCGTTGCGCCTGCGGAAACGTCGCTAGTCATCGTCGCGCATGGAACCGGGTTGAACGAAAACTCGGCGG contains these protein-coding regions:
- a CDS encoding response regulator transcription factor encodes the protein ADCGNGFEAVKAVAECKPDLVLLDVQMPKLDGFEVLELLGRDQAVVFITAYDQFALRAFEVHAVDYLLKPFSAERFQDAIGRARDRLRARTALPVEAVVRDARPRTGFAERVLIRDGADVHVLPADAIDYVEAQDDYVAFKSAGKQYLKDQTLAAVEATLDPARFVRIHRSFVLNIDRIAKVELYAKDSRMAILRDGTRLPVSRAGYARLSQLL
- a CDS encoding cobalamin biosynthesis protein CbiX, with translation MTPLHKSESALIIVGHGSTQNPDSSAPSYAHQETLRRRRIFREVYCAFWKEEPSLREVLQMVEAEDIYVVPNFISEGYFTEKVIPRELELAGRITRHGGRTIKYCEPVGNDPRMLELLLRRAREVAPGVAPAETSLVIVAHGTGLNENSAVAAKKQVALLEEQRLYAEVLAAYMEEEPLVANWRELTNEKYVVVVPFFISDGLHSYQDIPVLLGIEREPTAAASRQEVFRRNPYRAGDRVLYYASAIGTEPAFADIILDTVARFDAAYGAAAAV